The Streptomyces sp. NBC_00569 genomic sequence TTGGCGGTGGAGTCGGTGAACGGGTCGGGGCCCGTCTCGGCCACGGGCAGGAGGAAGAGCTCCCCGTTGCCGGCCGACGCGGTGTCGCCGCTGTTCCCCGAGCATCCGGCGACCACGAGCGCCGCGGATATCGCACAGGCAGTCACAAAGGTCCTGGTGGGTGAGCGCACCGTGGTCTCCCGCCTACATGTGGGCACTTTGCGCCATTATTTGCGGCGAAAACAGGCATCTCGCAAACGCACCGCGATCCCCGCACGCGCATTGCGCTCACCCTCCGTCACACTGGAGGGGTGGAGTGGTTCAGCTCGCCCGGGTACTGGCTCGGCCGCCTGATCTTCCAGCGCGGTCTGGCGGCGCTGTACCTCGTGGCCTTCGTCGGGGCGGCTCTGCAGTTCCGGGCGCTGATCGGCGAGCGCGGGATGCTGCCGGTTCCGCGCTATCTGGCCCAGATGCCGTGGCGGCTGGCGCCGACGCTGTTCAGGGCGTACTACTCGGACCGGTTCTTCGCGGGCGTCGCCTGGGGCGGGGCCGCGGTGTCGGCCGCGCTCGTCGCGGGCCTCGCCGACCGGGTGCCCCTGTGGGCAGCCATGGCGCTGTGGGTGGTGCCATGGGTGCTCTATCTGTCGATCGTGAACGTCGGGCAGACCTGGTACGCGTTCGGCTGGGAGTCACTCCTGCTGGAGGTCGGCTTCCTCGCCGTCTTCCTCGGCAACGAACGGGTGGCGCCACCGCTGCTCGTCCTGCTGCTCCTGCGCTGGGTCCTCTTCCGCCTCGAGTTCGGCGCGGGCATGATCAAGATGCGCGGCGACGAGTGCTGGCGGAAGCTGACGTGCCTCTACTACCACCATGAGACCCAGCCGATGCCGGGCCCGCTGAGCTGGTTCTTCCACCGGCTCCCGCGCCCCCTGCACCGCGTCGAGGCCGGGGCCAACCACGTGACCCAACTCGTCGTGCCCGTGCTCCTGTTCACCCCGCAGCCGATCGCGACGTGCGCGGCCTGCCTGATGATCCTCACCCAGCTGTGGCTGGTCCTGTCCGGCAACTTCTCGTGGCTGAACTGGCTGACGATCCTGCTCGCCGTGACGGCGGTGGACTTCTCCCTGCTGCGCGAGCCGCCGCACCTGGCCGCCGCCCCGCTCTGGTACGCGTGCGTGGTCATCGCCGTCACCGCACTCGTCGTCGCGCTGAGCTACCACCCGGCACGCAACCTGCTGTCCCGCCGCCAGTCCATGAACCGCTCCTACGACTCCCTGCACCTCGTCAACGCGTACGGCGCCTTCGGTGCCGTCGGGCGCATCCGGCACGAGATCGTCATCGAGGGCACGGCCGACCCGGTGCCCCGCGAGGAATCCCCTTGGCTGGTCTACGAGTTCAGGGGCAAACCGGGCGATCCGGGGCGCTGGCCACGCCAGTTCGCCCCCTACCATCTGCGGCTCGACTGGTTGATGTGGTTCGCCGCGCTCTCCCCCATGTACGCGGAGTCCTGGTTCGGAGGCCTGGTGGAGCGCCTCCTGACCGGCGACCGTGACACACTGCGGCTCCTGCGCCACTCCCCGTTCCCCGCCGACACCCCGCCCACGTACGTCCGGGCCCGCCTCTACCGCTATCGCTTCACCACGTGGCGTGAGCTGCGGGCGACGGGGGCCTGCTGGGAGCGGACGTACGTACGCGAGTTCCTGTTGCCGACGCGGCTTGCCGCCTCCCGGATTCAGAGCCGATAGACGCGGGTCGCCGTGCCGCCGAAGACCGCGTCTCGCTCAGGGGTGGTCAGCGATCCGGTCAGCTCCCGCGCCGCTTCCACGACCTGCTCGTAGGTCGCAGCCAGATTGCACACCGGCCAGTCCGAGCCGAACATCAGGCGGTCGGGCCCGAACGCCTGCAGGACCGTATCGGCGTACGGTCGCAGCAGGCCCGGCGTCCAGGTCTCCCAGTCGGCCTCGGTGACCAGGCCGGAGAGTTTGCAGACCGTGTTGGGGAGGGCCGCCAGCGCGCGCACGTCGTCGGTCCACGGCTCGGTGACGCCCGACGCGACGGGCGGCTTGCCGCAGTGGTCGAGGACGAAGGTGAGGCCGGGCAGGGCGGCGGCCGCCGCCGCGCAGGCGGGCAGCTGGTGCGGCAGGACCACCAGGTCGTAGACGAGACCGGCGTCGGCGACGGCCTCGAGGCCCCGGCGCACGTCGGGCCGCAGCAGCCACTGGGGGTCGGACTCCCCCTGGACCTGGTGGCGGATGCCCTTCAGGTGACGCCCGCCCGGGAGTTCGGCGAGCCGGGCCAGGGTGTCACCGATGTCCGGGCGCGTGAGGTCGGCCCAGCCGACCACCCCGGCCACGAGTTCGCAGTCGTGCGCGAGGGCCAGGAACTCCGGAGTCTCCTCCTCGACGGTGACGGTCTGCACGAGGACGGTGGCCGTGACACCGGACCTGCGCGCCAGGGGCGTCAGGTCGTCCAGCGTGAAGTCCCGCCGGATCGGGGCGAGTTCCTCACCGGCGATCCAGTCCTGATCGCGCACGGAGAGGTCCCAGACGTGATGGTGCGCGTCGACGATCGCGGGCATCACAGCTCCCAGACGACGGGCAGGCCGGCGTCGGCTCCGTCGGCCGAGTAGTCGTGGACGACGTCGAGGAGTTCGGCCATCCGGGCCTGCCAGGCGATGTTCACCGGCAGCTTGTCGAGCTCGGCGAGCATGCGGGCGTAGTCCTCGCACTCCAGGACGTGGAACAGGTCGGTTCCGCTGCGCCAGATGGTCCACGACGTGGCACCGGCCGCTCGGATGGCCCGCCGGAGTTCGGCCGGGACCTCGCGGTGGGCGGCCTCATAGGCCTCGACGCGGTCGGCGCGGACTGTGGTGTGCAGGGCGATCCTCACGCCTGCTCCTCTCCGGGTACGGGGACGCCGTCGGCCAGGAGTCCACCGGCGCGGGCGTCCTTCCAGAACGCGGCCGGTACGGCGACGGTGAACTGCTCCGCGGTGTCACGGACTTCGCGCGGCGAGCGGGTGCCGACCAGGACGCTCGCCACCGCCGGATGACCGAACGGGAAGGCGAGTGCGGCCGCCCGCAGGGTGATGCCGTGCCGCTGCGCCATGTCCTTCAACCGGTAGGCACGGTCGAGGACTTCGCGGGGCGCCACCGCGTAGTCGTACGTCGCGCCGGGCCGCGGGTCGGCGAGGAGGCCGGAGTTGAACACCCCGCCGACGACGACCGAGGTGCCGCGCGCCTGCGCCTCGGGCAGCAGTTCCGTCAGCGCCCCCTGGTCGAGGAGGGTGTAGCGGCCCGCGCACAGGACGGCGTCCACATCGGTGTCGCGGACGAACCGGGTGAGCATGGCGGCCTGGTTCATGCCGGCACCGATCGCCCCGACGACGCCTTCGGCGCGCAGCCGCTCAAGCGCCGGGTAGGCCTCGCGGAACGCCTGCTCGCCGTGGTCGTCCGGGTCGTGCAGGTAGACGACGTCGACGCGGTCGAGGCCGAGCCGCGTCAGGCTGTCCTCCAGGGAACGGCGCACTCCGTCCGCGCTGAAGTCCCAGACGCGGCGGTGCGTGGCGGGCACGGCGAACCCGTTCTCCAGGTCGTCGCCCCCGCCCTCCCCGGCCGGTACGAGGAGGCGTCCCGCCTTGGTGGAGACGGTGTACGCCGACCGGTCCCGGGCCGCGAGCGCCTCGCCGAGGCGCCGCTCGGACAGGCCGATGCCGTAGTGCGGGGCCGTGTCGAAGTAGCGGATGCCCGCGTCCCAGGCCGCGTCGACGGCGGCCCGGGCCTCCTCGTCGGTGACGGGCGCGTACAGGTTGCCGATCCCGGCGGCGCCGAAGGACAGCTCGGTGACGTCGACGCCGCTGCGGCCCAGGGTGCGGGTGCGCATCGCGGTCACTGGCCCGCGGGGCGCAGCCGCAGGCCCTGCATGCCGCCGTCGACGGCCAGGGCGGTGCCCGTGGTGGCGCCGGACAGCGGGCTCGCCAAGTACGCCACGGCGCCCGCGACTTCGGTGGCGGAGACGAGGCGGCCCGTGGGCTGACGGGATGCGAGGGCCGCGCGCTCGGCGGCCGGGTCGGGGGCGGCGGACAGCAGCCGGCCGACCCATGGGGTGTCCACGGTCCCCGGGTTGACGCAGTTGACGCGTACCCCTTCGCGGACGTGGTCGGCGGCCATGGCGAGCGTCAGGGAGTACACGGCGCCCTTCGACGCCGAGTACAGGGCGCGCTGCGGGAGGCCGGCCGTCGCGGCGATGGAGCAGGTGTTGACGATCGCCGCGTGCGCGGAGTCCCGCAGATGGGGCAGGGCCGCGCGCGTGGTGCGGACGATGCCGAGGACGTTGACGTCGAGGACGCGGTGCCACTGGTCGTCGTCGTTGTCCTCGACGGTGCCCTGGGCGCCGATGCCCGCGTTGTTGACGAGGATGTCGAGGCCGCCGAGGTCCGCCACGGCGGCGGCCACGGCGGCGCGGACGGAGGCGTCGTCGCCGACGTCGGCGGCGTAGCCCCGCAGGGGCTTGTCGACGCTGCCCGGGTCGAGGTCCAGCACGGCGACGCTCGCGCCGCGGGCGGCGAGGAGTTCGGCGGTGGCCCGGCCGATGCCGGACGCTCCGCCGGTGACGAGGGCCTTGAGCCCCGCGAAGTCCTGCACGTCGCTGGCGTCGGTCATGCCGCTGCACCCTTCTGGTCGGTGGCGCCCTGCCGGGCGAGGTCGGCGGCCCAGAACGCGCCGTCGGGGTAGGTGTACTCCGCGATGGACTCGGGCCGCATCGCGGCGGAGAAACCGGGCGCGGTGGGCGCCGTGTAGTGGCCGTCGCGCATCACGACGGGGTCGATGAAGTGGCCGTGCAGGTGGTCGACGTACTCGATGACGCGGTCCTGCGTGGTGCCCGCGACGGCGATGTAGTCGAACATCGAGAGGTGCTGGACGAGTTCGCACAGTCCGACGCCGCCCGCGTGCGGGCACACGGGGACGCCGAACTTGGCGGCGAGCAGCAGGATGGCGAGGTTCTCGTTGACGCCTCCGACGCGGGCCGCGTCGATCTGCAGGATGTCGATGGCGCCGGCCTGGAGGAGCTGCTTGAAGATGATGCGGTTCTGGACGTGCTCGCCGGTGGCGACCTTCACGGGGGCGACGGCCCTGCGGATCGCGGCGTGGCCGAGGACGTCGTCGGGGCTGGTCGGC encodes the following:
- a CDS encoding L-rhamnose mutarotase; this encodes MRIALHTTVRADRVEAYEAAHREVPAELRRAIRAAGATSWTIWRSGTDLFHVLECEDYARMLAELDKLPVNIAWQARMAELLDVVHDYSADGADAGLPVVWEL
- a CDS encoding aldo/keto reductase yields the protein MRTRTLGRSGVDVTELSFGAAGIGNLYAPVTDEEARAAVDAAWDAGIRYFDTAPHYGIGLSERRLGEALAARDRSAYTVSTKAGRLLVPAGEGGGDDLENGFAVPATHRRVWDFSADGVRRSLEDSLTRLGLDRVDVVYLHDPDDHGEQAFREAYPALERLRAEGVVGAIGAGMNQAAMLTRFVRDTDVDAVLCAGRYTLLDQGALTELLPEAQARGTSVVVGGVFNSGLLADPRPGATYDYAVAPREVLDRAYRLKDMAQRHGITLRAAALAFPFGHPAVASVLVGTRSPREVRDTAEQFTVAVPAAFWKDARAGGLLADGVPVPGEEQA
- a CDS encoding amidohydrolase family protein — translated: MPAIVDAHHHVWDLSVRDQDWIAGEELAPIRRDFTLDDLTPLARRSGVTATVLVQTVTVEEETPEFLALAHDCELVAGVVGWADLTRPDIGDTLARLAELPGGRHLKGIRHQVQGESDPQWLLRPDVRRGLEAVADAGLVYDLVVLPHQLPACAAAAAALPGLTFVLDHCGKPPVASGVTEPWTDDVRALAALPNTVCKLSGLVTEADWETWTPGLLRPYADTVLQAFGPDRLMFGSDWPVCNLAATYEQVVEAARELTGSLTTPERDAVFGGTATRVYRL
- a CDS encoding lipase maturation factor family protein — translated: MEWFSSPGYWLGRLIFQRGLAALYLVAFVGAALQFRALIGERGMLPVPRYLAQMPWRLAPTLFRAYYSDRFFAGVAWGGAAVSAALVAGLADRVPLWAAMALWVVPWVLYLSIVNVGQTWYAFGWESLLLEVGFLAVFLGNERVAPPLLVLLLLRWVLFRLEFGAGMIKMRGDECWRKLTCLYYHHETQPMPGPLSWFFHRLPRPLHRVEAGANHVTQLVVPVLLFTPQPIATCAACLMILTQLWLVLSGNFSWLNWLTILLAVTAVDFSLLREPPHLAAAPLWYACVVIAVTALVVALSYHPARNLLSRRQSMNRSYDSLHLVNAYGAFGAVGRIRHEIVIEGTADPVPREESPWLVYEFRGKPGDPGRWPRQFAPYHLRLDWLMWFAALSPMYAESWFGGLVERLLTGDRDTLRLLRHSPFPADTPPTYVRARLYRYRFTTWRELRATGACWERTYVREFLLPTRLAASRIQSR
- a CDS encoding SDR family NAD(P)-dependent oxidoreductase, giving the protein MQDFAGLKALVTGGASGIGRATAELLAARGASVAVLDLDPGSVDKPLRGYAADVGDDASVRAAVAAAVADLGGLDILVNNAGIGAQGTVEDNDDDQWHRVLDVNVLGIVRTTRAALPHLRDSAHAAIVNTCSIAATAGLPQRALYSASKGAVYSLTLAMAADHVREGVRVNCVNPGTVDTPWVGRLLSAAPDPAAERAALASRQPTGRLVSATEVAGAVAYLASPLSGATTGTALAVDGGMQGLRLRPAGQ